From a region of the Danio aesculapii chromosome 4, fDanAes4.1, whole genome shotgun sequence genome:
- the LOC130222143 gene encoding gastrula zinc finger protein XlCGF8.2DB-like: MAFIKEESEDVKIEETFRVKQADLQEQTDLLVPKEETHELNETKEKHQDITTDEKPTLTKKTSSGRPQKSKSCCNFTCHQCGNRFRQKHNLKVHMRIHTGEKPFSCQQCGKSFSQKSSLNVHMRVHTGEKPYTCEHCGKSFAKILGFNAHMRIHTGETTYTCQQCGRGFYHTENLAVHMRLHTGEKPYSCPQCGRSFKHNGKLEVHMRTHNVGRIFTCTQCGKSFPHKQNLDIHMRIHTGEKPYICTECSKGFRCISTLKYHMISHAREKPFPCDQCGKSFTTKASLMNHMNSHTGTIVFTCDQCGIKLTRKDTIKQHMETHSGEDRFKCSECGKDFKHKRSLSAHMKLHN, encoded by the exons atggcgtttattaaagaggagagtgaagatgtgaagattgaagaaacattcagagtcaaacaggcagatctgcaggaacaaacag acctgTTGGTGCCGAAAGAAGAGACTCATGAACTGAATGAAACAAAAGAGAAACACCAAGACATAACGACTGATGAAAAACCCACACTGACTAAGAAGACTTCAAGCGGAAGACCTCAGAAATCCAAATCTTGTTGTAATTTTACTTGTCATCAGTGTGGAAACCGtttcagacaaaaacacaaccttaaagtccacatgagaattcacactggagagaagcctttcagctgtcaacagtgtgggaagagtttcagtcaaaaaTCAAGCCTTaatgttcacatgagagttcacactggagagaagccttacaCCTGTGAAcattgtggaaagagttttgctaAAATTCTTGGCTTTAAcgcccacatgagaattcacactggagagacgaCGTACACATGCCAGCAGTGTGGGAGAGGCTTCTATCATACAGAAAACTTGGCAGTGCACATGAGActtcacactggggagaagccttactcttgccctcagtgtggaagGAGTTTTAAGCATAATGGCAAActtgaagtccacatgagaactcacaaCGTAGGAAGAATTTTTacttgcacacagtgtgggaaaagttttccTCATAAACAAAACCTTGAcatccacatgaggattcacactggagagaaaccttacatatGCACAGAGTGCAGTAAAGGTTTCAGATGTATAAGCACACTCAAATACCACATGATAAGTCACGCCAGAGAGAAGCCGTTTccatgtgatcagtgtggaaagagcttcacaacTAAAGCTAGCCTCATGAACCACATGAATAGTCACACTGGAaccatagtgttcacatgtgatcagtgtggaataAAACTCACACGCAAAGACACCATTAAGCAACACATGGAGACTCACTCAGGAGAGGATCGTTTtaaatgcagtgagtgtggaaaggactttaaacataaaagaagcctcAGTGCTCACATGAAGCTTCACAATTGA
- the LOC130222036 gene encoding LOW QUALITY PROTEIN: NLR family CARD domain-containing protein 3-like (The sequence of the model RefSeq protein was modified relative to this genomic sequence to represent the inferred CDS: inserted 1 base in 1 codon), which translates to MAEERVKDSLSEKHSVRSGSCVSLKSDWSKGNPSNFRENTPSSANSVRSGSCASLKSDRSKDGYLPNFREKTPSSVNSVGYELPDSGDKTHRNHKSFLGNLLRIFQKLESKMIRFLKNELEKFMKILLEENRQEFVKDFNENRSRITEAALDLTLFFLREMKQDEVADTLEDELFFINQLKCSLKKKYQSVFEGIAQQGDSTLLNNIYTDLYITQGASEQVNTEHEIRQIASRRHQSLEIQVECKHLFEALEQDKQIRTVLTKGVAGIGKSISVQKFVLDWAEGKENQDISFIFPLPFREMNLKEKEKQSLKDLITQFFPETKGLNLTRSTQFKVLFILDGLDECRLPLNFAGNETCCDVSSAVSLDVLLTNFIKGNLLPSALIWITSRPAAASKIPADCIDRLTEIRGFNDAXKEEYFRKRLTDQNQAREIIEHIKQSKSLFIMCNIPVFCWISATVLQNVLKEKRKIELKHRTYVETLQESPKTLTQMYTHFLCFQIQQSRRKYDGENTPDVSWDQNFILSLGKLAFQQLERNNMVFYESDLKDCGIDIYKASVYSGMCTQIFKEETGIILGTMYCFLHLSIQEFIAALYEHLFLDINKTCQSIFSHKSKNKCMIDLLKTAVDKALKSENGHLDLYLRFLLGLSFQSNRQLLRGLLTQQDDREQSKEEIIAYIKQKIEGNLSPERSINLFYCLNELNDQTLLKEIQSHLSRGSLSSADLSPAQWSALVFVLLTSEEELEEFELQKFQRSDECLIRLSAVIKISKRAQLQCCNLTVRSCEILSSDLQSSNCVLRELDLSNNDLQDSGVKKLSDGLKSQHCKLETLRLSGCMVTEEGCGFLSSALTSNPSHLRELDLSYNHPGDSGVKLLSEQLEDPNYTLDKLNLDHGGENRITAGPGKYACFLTLDPNTAHTQLILSEENREVKSVREDQPYPDHPDRFDYCPQVLCRESVCGRSYWEIDWSGDDRGVYISVSYKSISRKGGGEESWFGNSDQSWSLFWSSSSFSFIHNDTETRLPVEPLSSRIGVFVDHSAGTLIFYNIYRDTMSLIHSVQTTFTEPLWPGFWLYYPGSSVKLC; encoded by the exons ATGGCAGAGGAGCGAGTAAAGGACTCTctctcagagaaacacag tgtgagatcaggatcatgtgtgtctctgaagagtgactgGTCTAAAGGGAATCCATCAAACTTCAGAGAGAATACACCATCATCTGCCAACag tgtgagatcaggatcatgtgCGTCTCTGAAGAGTGACCGGTCTAAAGATGGTTATCTACCAAACTTCAGAGAGAAAACACCATCGTCTGTCAACag TGTTGGATATGAGTTACCAGATTCAGGAGACAAGACTCACAGGAACCACAAGAGTTTTTTAGGAAACCTCCTGAGGATCTTTCAG AAGCTTGAGAGCAAAATGATCAGATTTCTAAAGAATGAACTGGAAAAGTTTATGAAAATCTTACTAGAAGAAAACAGACAAGAGTTTGTAAAGGACTTTAATGAGAACAGAAGCAGAATCACAGAAGCAGCTCTTGATCTCACACTCTTTTTCCTGAGAGAGATGAAGCAAGATGAAGTTGCTGATACTCTCGAGG ATGAGCTGTTCTTCATTAATCAACTTAAATGTAGCCTGAAGAAGAAATATCAAAGTGTGTTTGAAGGAATTGCTCAGCAAGGAGACTCCAcacttctgaataacatctacacagatctctatatcactcagggtgCGAGTGAACAGGTCAACACTGAACATGAGATAAGACAGATTGCTTCCAGACGTCATCAGTCACTAGAGATACAGgttgaatgcaaacatttgtttgaagcacTTGAACAAGACAAGCAGATCAGAACTGTCCTAACAAAAGGAGTTGCTGGCATCGGGAAATCAatctctgtgcaaaagtttgttctggattgggctgaaggaaaagaaaatcaagacattagcttcatatttcctcttccattcagagagatgaacttaaaggaaaaagaaaaacaaagtttaaaagacctcataactcagtttttcccagagactaaaggactgaaccttacaagaagcacacaattcaaagtcctgttcatccttgatggattggatgaatgtcgtcTTCCTCTGAACTTTGCTGGTAATGAGACGTGTTGTGATGTATCTTCAGCAGTCTCTCTAGATGTTCTCCTGACAAACTTcatcaagggaaatctgcttccttctgctctcatctggatcaccagcagaccagcagctgccagtaagattcctgctgactgtatcgaccggctgacagagatacgaggattcaatgatg caaaggaggagtacttcagaaagagactcacagatcagaatcaggccagagaaatcattgagcacattaaacagtcaaagagtctctttattatgtgcaacatcccagtcttctgctggatttcagccactgttctccagaaTGTTTTGAAGGAGAAAAGAAAAATTGAACTGAAACACAGAACCTATGTTgaaacactgcaggaatctcccaagactctgacacagatgtacacacactttctctgctttcagatccagcagagcagacgaaagtatgatggagaaaacacaccagatgtCTCCTGGGATCAAAACTTCATCCTTTCACTGGGGAAACTGGCCTTCCAGCAGCTGGAAAGAAACAATATGGTCTTCTATGAAAGCGATCtgaaagactgtggcattgacatctATAAGGCATCGGTGTACTCAGGCATGTGTACCCAGATCTTTAAGGAGGAGACGGGGATCATTCTTGGTACCATGTACTGCTTTCTTCACTTGAGCATTCAGGAGTTCATTGCAGCACTTTATGAGCATCTTTTTCTTGACATCAACAAGACGTGTCAATCAATTTTTAGtcacaaaagcaaaaataaatgtatgattgATTTGCTGAAGACTGCAGTAGACAAGGCTCTAAAAAGTGAGAATGGACATCTGGACCTTTACCTTCGCTTCCTTCTCGGTCTGTCATTTCAGTCCAATCGACAACTATTACGAGGATTGTTGACACagcaggatgacagagaacagagCAAAGAGGAAATAATTGCATACATCAAGCAGAAAATTGAAGGAAATCTGtctccagagagatccatcaatctgttctactgtctgaatgaactgaatgaccaaactctgctgaaagagattcagtctcacctcagtagaggaagtctgtcatctgctgacctttcacctgcccagtggtctgctctggtctttgtgttgttgacctcagaggaggagctggaggagtttgagcttcagaaattccagagatcagacgagtgtctcatcagactatcaGCAGTCATCAAAATCTCCAAAAGAGCTCA gctacagtgCTGTAATCTCACTGTGCGGTCTTGTGAGATTTTGTCTTCAgatctacaatcctcaaactgtgtcctgagagagctggacctgagtaacaatgacctgcaggattcaggagtgaagaagctctctgatggactgaagagtcaacactgtaaactggagactcTGAG attgtctggctgtatggtgacagaggaaggctgtggttttctgtcttcagctctgacttcaaacccctcacacctgagagagctggatctgagctacaatcatccaggagattcaggagtcaagctgctctctgaacaactggaggatccaaactacacactggacaaactcaa tctggatcatggaggagagaacaggattacagcaggaccaggGAAAT ATGCgtgtttcctcacactggatccaaacacagcacacactcaacttattctgtctgaggagaacagagaagTGAAGAGTGTGAGAGAGgatcagccgtatcctgatcatccagacagatttgattattgtcctcaggtgttgtgcagagagagtgtgtgtggacgctctTACTGGGAGATTGACTGGAGTGGAGATGATCGTGGTGTGtatatatcagtgtcatataagagcatcagcagGAAGGGAGGAGGTGAAGAGTCTTGGTTTGGAAATAGTGATCAATCCTGGAGTTTGTTCTGGTCGTCTTCCAGTTTCTCCTTCATACACAATGATACAGAGACTCGTCTCCCAGTGGAGCCGCTCAGCagtagaataggagtgtttgtggatcacagtgcaggaactctgatcttctacaacatctatagagacacaatgagcctcatccactcagtccagaccacattcactgagccgctctggcctgggtttTGGCTTTATTAtcctggatcatcagtgaaactgtgctga